The genomic window TAAATTTTAACGTTGACGATCAAATCCCTACCCCGCCTGAAATTACGGCACGGCTAATCTCTGAAGACATGGATTACATATCTTGGCGATATGATCCCAACTATCAAAATTACGTTGTCGAAAAATATGATGAAATATTTGGCTGGGAAAAAATTTTTGAATTAAAAAACACGTTCATTGAAAACCCAAATTATGATATTATTTTTGTAAGAAAAGTTACCAACAATGGAACATACGGGTTACCTTCAGATCCGGTAATCACTCTCTCAGAGGCTCTCGTTCCATATGCCTCTGGTACGATAAACAAAGTAGACAAAAACCTTTTCTTGCCACAAATTAACACGCCCTTTGTTATAGCTTCTGATATACTAATACCCGAAGGGAAAACATTTTTGGTAGAATCTGGAAACCAAATCAGATTATATAACGGTGCGACTGTGGTTGTTGAAGGGTTAATGTTTTTAATGCCAGGATTTGATAAAACTCATATATTTGGAGAAGGAGAAATAGCACTAAACGGTGGAACCATAATCGCCTACGACACAGACTTTGAAAACATCAAATTTACAGGCAAAGGGAAATTATTATTTCTTAAAAACTCAACCCTGGATAATTACAGCTCAATTGACACACAAAGCATAGGGAGAATTTGCATTTACGACTCATCTATATCGGACTACGTTAAAATAACAAACTCATCTGGTGTTTATACCAATAATACTTACTTAAAAGAAATATCGTTAAATAACGTGGCAGAATCATTATTCAAAAACTCAACAATAGACCTTTTCAACTCATCTATAAACAGCAGAACGATAATGGAAACTTCTACTATAAAATTAATGAACATTGAAACATTCTCATTCATGAACAGCATTGATACTAAAATAGAAAGACTAAATATAGGGGAATATTCAATATTTCTAAAAACAGAATAAAAGGGCAAAGCCCTTTTGAAGCTCCTTAGATGGGCGGGCCGCGGGGTAAAAGGTACAGACCCCCTTCCTTACGGGTGGGGAGCGGGGGAAGGGCGCAAATAAAGACCCTTTTCCTCACGGGTGAAAAACAGAGTCTAAGGGACCGTAGGTCCCTCTTCCACATGGGTGGGCTGCGGGGCGAAGGGGCGCAAATAATTACTAAGCGCAGCTTACAAAAAAACTTTTAATCAATCAACTCACAAAAAACGCTCCACTTTTAAAAAGGTTCGCAGGGCGAAGCCCTCATTCTAGCAGAGTTTAAGGGACCACAGGCCCCTTCCTAAAAAGGGTGGGGAGCGGGGTGAAAGGGCGCTAACATATGGACACAACCACCAAAATCCATCAAATAGACCAAATTTACAGATCACTAAAACTAAAAACACCCAACAAACATCATCTCCCAACACATGCAAGTGTACTATTATTAGCCACTCATCCAGCAAAAGACAACTCCACCATCGTCGAACTCGGAAGTGGCATAGGGCACGTCAGCCTTGTAATTGGGAAAATGCTACCAAACAGCAAAATAATAGGTATAGAAATACAAAAAGAACTATATGAATACTCCTTACAAAACAAAGAAACAAACGAAATAAACAACGTAGAATTCCTCAATACAGAAGTAAAAAACGTCAAAAATCATTTTGACACAGAATCTATAGACTATATAATTTCAAATCCTCCACACTACTTTGATGGATTAAAAAGTCAAATCAGCGATAGAAAAATTGCCAGATCAGCTGAAGACTTAAAGGTATTAGAAGATTTCATCTATGCTTCAAAATACCTTTTAAAAAACAAAGGACTAGGTTGTTTTATAATTCATCCTTACGTCCTTTCAGACGTATTAATAATCTTAGAAAAAAATAATTTAGAACCTCAACACATATATATCGCCTACGGAAACAAAGAAAAAGACGCCCAACTAATCTCTTTGACATTCAGAAAAAACGGAGGTAGAAATCTGCTCATTCACCCTCCGATCTTCTTCTCTGAATGGTCTAGGGAGCGCAGTTAAAGGAAAGACCTCTTTCCCTTATGGGCGGGCTGCGGGGGAAGGGCGCTAAATAAAGAACTCTTTTCCTTATGGGTGCGTTCGGAGACCTTAAGGGGTTTACCCTTCAATGTTTGGGTTAAAGGGACCGCAGGTCCCTTCCTAAAAAGGGTGGGCTGCGGGGCGAAGGGGCGCTAATAAAGACTAAGCGTAGCTTACAAAAAAACAATAAAAATCATTCCACAAAAATAAGAAATTGATACTAGCGGGAAAAAGGGTGGAAGGAGGCTTTCACAATCATTGAACATACTAGACATCATAACCCTCAAAGAAGTATATAAAAAATCCAACAAAGAACTCTTAGAATACACAGAAACAAACACATCACCCACACTATTCAAAGAAGAATTCGAAGAAAACAAAAGAAAAATCGTTCAAAGCTTAGACAAAATAAAAGATTTAGGCATAATCACTTACTGGGACGAAGAATATCCAGATCTATTAAAAATCATCAACGACCCTCCAGTAATTCTTTACTATTTCGGTGATCCATCGCTTTTAAAAAGCAAAACAGTCTCCATTGTTGGAACAAGAAAAGCCACAGATTACGGAAAATCTATATGTGCTGAAATCGCCAAAGTCCTGAGCAGCTACACTATAGTAAGTGGAATGGCATATGGAATAGATTCGATAGCCCAAAGAAACGCAAGAAAAACGATTGCCGTTCTAGGTAACGGGATAGACATAATATATCCAAAATCCAACGAATCACTCTACAACAAAATAAAAGAAGAAGGGCTAATAATATCAGAATATTTCCCAGGTACCAGGGCAACAAAATACACATTCCCGTACAGAAACCGCATAATTGCAGCTCTATCTGAAAAAACCATAGTTGTGGAAGCCGCTAAAAAAAGTGGATCACTAATAACCGCAAGATACGCACTCGATTATGGAAGAGAAGTATTAGCCGTACCAGGGGATATAACAAGGTTAAATTCATACGGTACTAATTATCTAATCTACTCTGGCGCCACCCCCATAATCTCTTTACAACACCTAAAAGAGTTATTTGGAATAACCAACTTAGAAGGGGAAAGTCCCTCTGAAAATCTTGAAGAAATGGAGGTAAAAGAAAAAATACTAAAACTAATAAACGAAGGGAAAAATAACTTAGACTCAATATGTGAAACCTTAAAAGAAGACGTCTCAACAATATTATCCACTATAATGCAACTAGAAATAGATGGGAAACTCTCCCAAGAAAACGGCACATACTTTACCCTAAATTAATAAAACCCCTTAGATGGGCTGCGGGAGAAACCCTTTCCCATTTCCTTAGATGAGAGGGCTTTTTGGGATGAAAAGGTACATACCCCCTTCCTCACGGGTGGGGAGCGGGGGAAGGGCGCTATCAAAGAACCTCTTCCTTATGGGAGGGCTGCGGGGCGAAGGGGGGCTAACACAAAAGGAGGTGGCAACACATGCCAATACTAACGGAAAAAGAAATCAACATGCTTGTCAATGCAGAATGTCACGACCCCTTTATCTATCTAGGCTTAAGAGAACTCGACAAAGAAAACTTAGTCATAAGGGTTCTACAA from Petrotoga mexicana DSM 14811 includes these protein-coding regions:
- a CDS encoding tRNA1(Val) (adenine(37)-N6)-methyltransferase — its product is MDTTTKIHQIDQIYRSLKLKTPNKHHLPTHASVLLLATHPAKDNSTIVELGSGIGHVSLVIGKMLPNSKIIGIEIQKELYEYSLQNKETNEINNVEFLNTEVKNVKNHFDTESIDYIISNPPHYFDGLKSQISDRKIARSAEDLKVLEDFIYASKYLLKNKGLGCFIIHPYVLSDVLIILEKNNLEPQHIYIAYGNKEKDAQLISLTFRKNGGRNLLIHPPIFFSEWSRERS
- the dprA gene encoding DNA-processing protein DprA, which gives rise to MNILDIITLKEVYKKSNKELLEYTETNTSPTLFKEEFEENKRKIVQSLDKIKDLGIITYWDEEYPDLLKIINDPPVILYYFGDPSLLKSKTVSIVGTRKATDYGKSICAEIAKVLSSYTIVSGMAYGIDSIAQRNARKTIAVLGNGIDIIYPKSNESLYNKIKEEGLIISEYFPGTRATKYTFPYRNRIIAALSEKTIVVEAAKKSGSLITARYALDYGREVLAVPGDITRLNSYGTNYLIYSGATPIISLQHLKELFGITNLEGESPSENLEEMEVKEKILKLINEGKNNLDSICETLKEDVSTILSTIMQLEIDGKLSQENGTYFTLN